A genomic segment from Cervus elaphus chromosome 14, mCerEla1.1, whole genome shotgun sequence encodes:
- the ERRFI1 gene encoding ERBB receptor feedback inhibitor 1: MSMAGVAAQEIRVPLKTGFLHDGQALGSLKACWGGRSEFENGFLNIDPITMAYSLNSRAQEQLTSIGRTSRSTPMSSSHCAEPGPPPKSRLPPLIIPPSEGWGQQEEDRVACGLKKLAVNGVCAATPPLTPVKSPLSLFSGPVPCERGSRPLPPLPISEDLALDETDCEVEFLTSADTDFLLEDCGLSDFRADGPGRRSFRGCGQINYAYFDTPTVSAVDLSQEPDQVAGVPSANPPPPQAHRRLRRSHSGPAGSFNKPAIRISSSVHRASPNSDDDKPEVPPRVPIPPRPAKPDYRRWSAEVTSSTYSDEDRPPKVPPREPLSRSNSRTPSPKSLPSYLNGVMPPTQSFAPDPKYVSSKALQRQHSEGAAGKAPCILPIIENGKKVSSTHYYLLPERPPYLDRFEKFFREAEETHGNTPVHPILANGSISSAPEKLDLKPRVDLGGHVKRKHFSYVVSP, from the exons ATGTCCATGGCAGGAGTGGCTGCTCAGGAGATCAGAGTCCCATTAAAAACTGGATTTCTGCACGATGGCCAAGCCTTGGGGAGCCTGAAGGCCTGCTGGGGTGGCCGCAGTGAGTTTGAGAA CGGCTTTTTAAACATCGACCCGATAACCATGGCCTACAGTCTGAACTCGCGGGCGCAGGAGCAGCTAACCTCCATCG GGCGCACCTCCAGATCCACCCCAATGAGCAGCAGCCACTGTGCAGAGCCCGGCCCCCCTCCGAAGTCCCGCCTGCCTCCCCTCATCATCCCGCCAAGTGAAggctgggggcagcaggaggAGGACCGGGTGGCGTGTGGACTGAAGAAGCTGGCGGTGAACGGGGTCTGTGCTGCCACACCCCCGCTGACCCCCGTCAAGAGTCCCCTGTCCCTCTTCTCCGGCCCAGTGCCCTGCGAGCGGGGCTCCCGGCCCCTGCCACCATTGCCCATCTCCGAGGACCTCGCCCTGGATGAGACGGACTGTGAGGTCGAGTTCCTCACCAGCGCGGACACGGACTTCCTTCTGGAAGACTGCGGGCTCTCCGACTTCAGAGCCGATGGCCCCGGCAGACGCAGCTTCCGAGGATGCGGACAGATCAACTATGCATATTTCGACACCCCAACCGTCTCCGCCGTGGATCTCAGCCAGGAACCCGACCAGGTGGCTGGGGTGCCGAGTGCCAACCCCCCTCCGCCTCAGGCCCACCGGAGACTGAGGAGGTCTCACTCAGGCCCCGCGGGCTCCTTCAACAAGCCGGCCATCAGGATCTCCAGCTCCGTGCACAGGGCTTCTCCCAATTCCGACGACGACAAGCCCGAAGTTCCCCCTCGGGTCCCCATCCCTCCCCGGCCGGCCAAGCCAGACTACAGAAGGTGGTCGGCCGAGGTCACCTCCAGCACCTACAGCGATGAGGACAGGCCCCCCAAAGTCCCACCAAGAGAGCCCTTGTCCCGGAGCAACTCCCGCACCCCAAGCCCCAAAAGCCTCCCATCTTACCTCAACGGGGTCATGCCCCCCACGCAGAGCTTTGCCCCCGACCCCAAGTACGTGAGCAGCAAAGCCCTGCAGAGACAGCACAGTGAGGGAGCTGCCGGCAAGGCGCCCTGCATCCTGCCCATCATTGAAAATGGGAAGAAGGTGAGCTCCACGCATTACTACCTGCTCCCTGAGAGGCCGCCCTACCTGGACagatttgaaaaattttttagGGAAGCAGAAGAAACACACGGGAACACCCCCGTCCACCCCATCCTGGCCAATGGCAGTATCTCTTCAGCCCCAGAAAAGCTGGACCTAAAGCCACGAGTGGACCTGGGAGGCCATGTGAAGCGCAAACATTTCTCCTATGTGGTTTCTCCTTAG